The following are from one region of the Anguilla rostrata isolate EN2019 chromosome 7, ASM1855537v3, whole genome shotgun sequence genome:
- the LOC135258757 gene encoding zinc finger protein 664-like has product MKEEELSAPDSGPAAEPEPKSGFGTHEPACVTAHCGFAPPQTGTAPVKTETSVADVMETECSSSTELECVARLRPDQIKTESDQGDYVKAEQDFRLVTVGFDEVKCESDESLASDCMNDEVSGARDCSEAQTESWRSEGEVSPRSRGDGGIDNPEMLHCSSKTRHCDVQGLGSRSSFVQNSLGLVGVYTLLQCQKMSSGDKTYGCGQCGKLFTRALCLKQHKSSHTTGKQFKCDHCGRSFKQPSHLNQHRIIHSNEKPHECAQCGKCFNQAATLKQHQRIHTNEEPFRCSQCGMGFHQAQNLKRHQKIHTGEKPYSCGRCGKCFNHVSNLNQHQRIHSNEKTYNCTQCGKGFNEASRLNRHQRIHSGEKPYRCVQCGKSFNQASNLKQHQRIHSNEKTYKCSQCSKCFKQASSLNKHQRLHK; this is encoded by the coding sequence ATGAAAGAGGAGGAACTGAGTGCACCGGACTCTGGCCCCGCCGCCGAGCCAGAACCCAAGTCAGGGTTCGGCACGCATGAGCCGGCGTGTGTCACGGCACACTGCGGCTTCGCTCCGCCCCAGACTGGTACCGCACCGGTGAAGACCGAAACCAGTGTGGCGGATGTTATGGAGACGGAGTGCTCgagcagcacagagctggaATGTGTAGCCCGTCTGCGTCCGGACCAAATCAAAACAGAGTCTGACCAAGGAGACTACGTGAAAGCAGAGCAGGACTTCCGTCTTGTGACCGTCGGATTCGATGAGGTGAAATGTGAATCTGATGAAAGTTTAGCGAGCGATTGCATGAATGATGAGGTGAGCGGAGCAAGGGATTGTAGTGAGGCTCAGACGGAGTCGTGGCGGAGTGAGGGAGAAGTCAGTCCACGCTCCAGAGGTGACGGAGGAATCGATAACCCCGAAATGCTTCACTGCAGCAGTAAAACTCGGCACTGCGACGTGCAGGGATTGGGCAGTCGGAGCAGCTTTGTGCAGAACAGTCTGGGATTGGTGGGCGTTTACACTTTACTACAGTGTCAGAAAATGAGTTCTGGTGACAAAACCTACGGCTGTGGCCAGTGTGGAAAGCTGTTCACCCGGGCTCTGTGCTTGAAGCAACACAAGAGCAGCCACACGACTGGAAAGCAGTTTAAGTGCGACCACTGCGGGAGGAGTTTCAAACAGCCGTCTCACCTAAACCAGCATCGGATCATTCATTCCAACGAGAAGCCGCACGAGTGTGcccagtgtgggaagtgcttcAATCAGGCTGCTACTTTGAAGCAGCATCAGAGGATTCACACCAACGAAGAGCCCTTCAGGTGCTCCCAGTGCGGCATGGGCTTCCACCAAGCTCAGAATTTAAAACGGCACCAGAAGATTCACACTGGCGAGAAACCCTACAGCTGTGGCCGCTGCGGGAAGTGTTTCAATCACGTGTCTAATTTAAATCAGCACCAGAGAATTCACTCGAATGAGAAAACGTACAACTGCACCCAGTGTGGGAAGGGGTTTAACGAGGCATCGCGTTTAAATCGACACCAAAGAATTCATTCGGGTGAAAAACCATACAGGTGTGTCCAGTGTGGCAAAAGTTTTAATCAGGCGTCTAATTTAAAACAACACCAGAGGATTCACTCAAATGAGAAAACGTACAAATGTAGTCAGTGTAGTAAATGCTTTAAGCAGGCATCATCTTTAAATAAACATCAGAGACTTCATAAGTGA
- the LOC135258756 gene encoding uncharacterized protein LOC135258756, with product MASSNQILEVTKGLTTAAECREDTKLLMQPYANWEEYLTPAPMSIAILAELIFISSNSDFSIRKGGPEGGFKYIKYPDSFRACLMQVCNSGWRAFNDAHKNMDQIRLYTSNVPNYIKMAVQILLQDDDNFVQAMLPDQLDNISNIADECVNLAQSTEKRFTDVIELIQELLETCTSAKQVYGEELEEVRKKISENELRKVAAEEATKRAEQAYKNMNQQLKEAQESFKSAMDSMPSGWDMMGMNFVEGLAGSVTTALSGLASIVASPVNLPAKIAGTATGKTTATVKPDANNDQISANNIYSKSPQILPLVEGLDVFFDGDQIKWSEIVDQKTKLPKTNWTKEQFVKIQEVMKKEKECKPKMEALGICTKAITICSELGKVNPEEPDDAITKQTVELMKSLRKDVMVFDTESKSATNTSAFNVKPPQITQTQENSSGSKSAGQIAADNARFKVEQSRAQLKDARELYEKHFNNMEEKKKELTEILVSLRNCAVKEIDFNTTIKLLAQGLEAMGNVKEQWQKLVRFFQMVSNLIKTCLGTSLNDFVKTGEKASNKTFKYTSRMFLKDVIYNQAFYASNITSLVNMIAGTYTDVSNKYLMDAVSKLSKLMSLDISKPEFISERANMVTSCDQAEEGIRNLVKKNKQDFERKTMQRLEKIESELMAVLPPVSEEKKKEIQEAVHKASKNDEDDDQYA from the coding sequence atggCAAGCTCAAACCAGATTCTTGAAGTTACCAAAGGCCTCACTACAGCAGCAGAATGCCGGGAGGACACAAAACTGCTGATGCAGCCTTACGCTAACTGGGAGGAATACCTGACCCCAGCACCAATGTCCATAGCCATCCTGGCAGAGCTGATCTTCATCTCCTCCAATTCTGATTTTTCCATTCGTAAAGGTGGCCCAGAGGGTGGATTCAAGTATATCAAGTACCCAGACTCATTCCGTGCCTGCCTCATGCAAGTGTGTAATTCTGGGTGGCGTGCGTTCAATGATGCACACAAGAATATGGACCAAATTCGTCTCTACACCAGCAATGTACCAAATTACATCAAGATGGCAGTGCAGATACTCCTCCAGGATGATGACAACTTTGTTCAGGCCATGCTCCCAGACCAGCTGGATAACATTTCGAACATAGCTGATGAGTGTGTGAATCTGGCTCAGTCGACAGAGAAAAGGTTCACTGATGTCATTGAACTCATCCAGGAGCTCCTCGAAACTTGCACCAGTGCAAAACAGGTATATGGGGAGGAGTTGGAAGAAGTCCGAAAGAAAATCAGTGAAAATGAGCTGAGGAAAGTGGCTGCAGAGGAGGCCACCAAACGTGCTGAACAGGCTTACAAGAACATGAACCAGCAGCTGAAGGAGGCCCAGGAAAGCTTCAAATCAGCAATGGACTCAATGCCAAGTGGCTGGGACATGATGGGAATGAATTTTGTGGAAGGGCTCGCTGGCAGTGTTACAACTGCACTTTCAGGGCTTGCTTCCATTGTCGCTTCACCAGTTAACCTCCCTGCAAAGATAGCCGGCACTGCAACTGGAAAAACCACTGCAACAGTTAAACCTGATGCAAATAATGACCAAATCTCGGCAAACAATATTTATTCCAAATCACCTCAGATACTGCCTTTAGTCGAAGGCCTCGATGTTTTTTTTGATGGAGACCAAATCAAGTGGTCTGAAATAGTTGACCAGAAAACTAAACTCCCCAAAACCAATTGGACTAAGGAACAATTTGTGAAAATTCAAGAAgtaatgaaaaaggaaaaagaatgcAAACCAAAAATGGAAGCTTTGGGAATATGCACCAAAGCCATCACTATCTGCTCTGAACTGGGAAAAGTTAACCCTGAAGAGCCTGATGATGCCATAACAAAACAGACTGTGGAGCTAATGAAAAGTCTGAGAAAAGATGTTATGGTTTTTGATACCGAAAGCAAATCTGCAACTAATACCTCAGCATTCAATGTAAAACCACCACAAATTACTCAAACTCAAGAAAATAGTTCAGGCTCCAAGTCTGCAGGCCAGATAGCCGCGGATAACGCTCGCTTTAAAGTAGAACAGAGCAGAGCCCAGCTTAAGGATGCGAGGGAATTATATGAGAAGCATTTTAACAACatggaggaaaagaagaaagagttGACCGAAATTCTTGTCTCCTTGAGAAACTGTGCAGTCAAAGAGATAGACTTCAACACCACCATAAAACTTCTGGCCCAAGGTCTAGAAGCAATGGGAAATGTGAAGGAGCAGTGGCAGAAGCTGGTGCGTTTTTTCCAGATGGTTTCCAACCTCATCAAAACCTGCCTGGGCACATCCCTGAATGATTTTGTTAAAACTGGTGAGAAAGcatcaaacaaaacattcaagTACACTTCACGAATGTTTTTGAAAGACGTGATCTACAACCAGGCATTCTATGCATCCAACATTACCAGCCTGGTTAATATGATCGCAGGGACCTACACAGATGTTTCTAACAAGTATCTGATGGACGCAGTCAGCAAGCTGAGCAAGCTCATGTCTTTAGACATCAGCAAGCCAGAGTTCATCAGTGAGCGAGCAAACATGGTAACGTCCTGTGACCAAGCTGAAGAAGGAATAAGAAATCTTGTCAAGAAAAATAAGCAGGACTTTGAAAGGAAGACCATGCAAAGACTGGAGAAAATTGAGAGTGAGCTGATGGCTGTGCTACCTCCGGTGtctgaagagaagaaaaaggaaattcaGGAAGCAGTTCATAAAGCATCCAAgaatgatgaggatgatgatcaATATGCTTGA
- the LOC135258758 gene encoding uncharacterized protein LOC135258758, with product MSYAQLQGPDFIRTVIPHLRNGIENFRALADILLEYDESKNQAIQQVIRNGKVSLDQADAAASAELSKVNEYTERLTSQKGQLSYQQTNKRKDLENLKSESQYIADCLESNRGALDTAQWSLNSARDTLDELESKQRESEIVRDVGIGIMFIPIIGTIAGAIMVAVSQEELEQAQWAASVAWQEVENCERAVSNYSSRLEEMKRRRKEKKEEMEECCRAIKQIERSLAQVSEQRNGMLRVQEKIRIAVNALGTLAGRAAVAKTLTKRVVCLSPIVNVLGEIVKLTIQLYENRKCEIFRDPQVRAAIQSLQDIYKKVSAIDGQNTLEELQFY from the exons ATGAGTTACGCACAACTGCAAGGGCCGGATTTCATCAGAACCGTTATTCCGCACCTCAGAAACGGAATTGAGAATTTCAGAGCCCTTGCAGACATTCTCCTCGAGTATGATGAATCAAAAAACCAAGCCATCCAGCAAGTTATTCGTAACGGAAAAGTAAGCCTGGATCAGGCAGACGCAGCTGCATCTGCTGAACTGTCCAAGGTGAATGAATACACTGAGAGACTGACTTCCCAGAAAGGACAGCTGAGCTATCAGCAGACGAATAAACGGAAAGATCTGGAAAACCTGAAGAGTGAAAGCCAATACATAGCTGACTGTTTGGAGAGTAACAGGGGGGCTTTAGATACTGCTCAGTGGTCCCTGAATTCTGCTCGGGACACTCTTGATGAACTTGAaagcaaacagagagagagtgaaatcGTGCGGGATGTTGGAATAGGAATTATGTTCATTCCCATCATTGGCACCATTGCTG GTGCCATCATGGTTGCGGTGTCGCAGGAAGAGCTGGAGCAAGCCCAATGGGCAGCCTCCGTAGCGTGGCAGGAAGTAGAAAACTGCGAAAGGGCCGTCTCTAATTACTCCAGTAGGTTGGAGGAAATGAAGAGGCGtaggaaagagaagaaggaggagatggaggagtgtTGCAGGGCCATAAAGCAGATCGAGCGTAGCCTGGCGCAGGTTTCCGAGCAGCGCAACGGCATGCTTCGAGTTCAGGAGAAGATCAGGATCGCCGTCAACGCGCTGGGCACCCTGGCTGGAAGAGCGGCGGTGGCTAAGACCCTCACCAAACGAGTCGTCTGCCTGTCGCCCATCGTGAACGTACTGGGGGAGATCGTTAAACTCACGATTCAGCTGTAcgaaaacaggaaatgtgagATCTTCCGCGATCCACAGGTCAGAGCTGCCATCCAAAGCCTGCAGGACATCTATAAGAAGGTGTCAGCCATTGATGGCCAGAACACATTGGAAGAACTTCAGTTTTATTGA
- the LOC135258760 gene encoding large ribosomal subunit protein eL20-like isoform X2, producing the protein MKASGTLSEYKVIGRLLPSAKNPAPPLYRMRIFAPNHVVAKSRFWYFVSQLRKMKKASGETVYCGLVFEKSPLRVKNFGIWLRYDSRSGTHNMYREYRDLTTSGAVTQCYRDMGARHRARAHSIQIMKVQEIPANKCRRPAIKQFHDSKIKFPLPHRVLRRQHKPRFTTKRPNTFF; encoded by the exons ATGAAGGCGTCCGGCACA CTTAGCGAATATAAAGTCATCGGGCGTCTGCTGCCCTCAGCTAagaaccccgcccctcccctctaccGCATGCGGATCTTCGCGCCCAACCACGTGGTGGCCAAGTCCCGCTTCTGGTACTTCGTCTCTCAGctgaggaagatgaagaaggCTTCGGGAGAGACGGTCTACTGTGGGCTG gtgtTTGAGAAGTCCCCGCTCAGGGTGAAGAACTTCGGCATCTGGCTGCGCTACGACTCCCGCAGCGGCACCCACAACATGTACCGCGAGTACCGCGACCTCACCACCTCTGGCGCCGTCACTCAGTGCT ATCGGGACATGGGGGCTCGCCACCGCGCCCGCGCCCACTCCATACAGATCATGAAGGTGCAGGAGATCCCCGCCAACAAGTGCCGCCGTCCCGCCATCAAGCAGTTCCAC GACTCCAAGATCAAGTTCCCGCTGCCCCACAGAGTCCTGCGTCGCCAGCACAAACCCCGCTTCACCACCAAGAGACCCAACACCTTCTTCTGA
- the LOC135258760 gene encoding large ribosomal subunit protein eL20-like isoform X1, which yields MQVYRSCKLSEYKVIGRLLPSAKNPAPPLYRMRIFAPNHVVAKSRFWYFVSQLRKMKKASGETVYCGLVFEKSPLRVKNFGIWLRYDSRSGTHNMYREYRDLTTSGAVTQCYRDMGARHRARAHSIQIMKVQEIPANKCRRPAIKQFHDSKIKFPLPHRVLRRQHKPRFTTKRPNTFF from the exons ATGCAAGTTTACCGAAGTTGCAAA CTTAGCGAATATAAAGTCATCGGGCGTCTGCTGCCCTCAGCTAagaaccccgcccctcccctctaccGCATGCGGATCTTCGCGCCCAACCACGTGGTGGCCAAGTCCCGCTTCTGGTACTTCGTCTCTCAGctgaggaagatgaagaaggCTTCGGGAGAGACGGTCTACTGTGGGCTG gtgtTTGAGAAGTCCCCGCTCAGGGTGAAGAACTTCGGCATCTGGCTGCGCTACGACTCCCGCAGCGGCACCCACAACATGTACCGCGAGTACCGCGACCTCACCACCTCTGGCGCCGTCACTCAGTGCT ATCGGGACATGGGGGCTCGCCACCGCGCCCGCGCCCACTCCATACAGATCATGAAGGTGCAGGAGATCCCCGCCAACAAGTGCCGCCGTCCCGCCATCAAGCAGTTCCAC GACTCCAAGATCAAGTTCCCGCTGCCCCACAGAGTCCTGCGTCGCCAGCACAAACCCCGCTTCACCACCAAGAGACCCAACACCTTCTTCTGA
- the LOC135258760 gene encoding large ribosomal subunit protein eL20-like isoform X3: MRIFAPNHVVAKSRFWYFVSQLRKMKKASGETVYCGLVFEKSPLRVKNFGIWLRYDSRSGTHNMYREYRDLTTSGAVTQCYRDMGARHRARAHSIQIMKVQEIPANKCRRPAIKQFHDSKIKFPLPHRVLRRQHKPRFTTKRPNTFF, encoded by the exons ATGCGGATCTTCGCGCCCAACCACGTGGTGGCCAAGTCCCGCTTCTGGTACTTCGTCTCTCAGctgaggaagatgaagaaggCTTCGGGAGAGACGGTCTACTGTGGGCTG gtgtTTGAGAAGTCCCCGCTCAGGGTGAAGAACTTCGGCATCTGGCTGCGCTACGACTCCCGCAGCGGCACCCACAACATGTACCGCGAGTACCGCGACCTCACCACCTCTGGCGCCGTCACTCAGTGCT ATCGGGACATGGGGGCTCGCCACCGCGCCCGCGCCCACTCCATACAGATCATGAAGGTGCAGGAGATCCCCGCCAACAAGTGCCGCCGTCCCGCCATCAAGCAGTTCCAC GACTCCAAGATCAAGTTCCCGCTGCCCCACAGAGTCCTGCGTCGCCAGCACAAACCCCGCTTCACCACCAAGAGACCCAACACCTTCTTCTGA